Proteins encoded by one window of Blautia faecicola:
- a CDS encoding galactose/methyl galactoside ABC transporter permease MglC: MAENSVIISAEEEAKLLKPIDEYVEKIQKKIDALRVDGSDKVNDLKNQIAIAKENKNLSKIQRDKIIENSKKELESAKKVETANKEEIKKLVAEAEDYLAKHYKKDYYDVVNNSCKAAKAEENSRYEKVKADLKSEHQKKIASLKDAEDIKAEKYVFKNKLFDAQMAHESKIQEIKDRRHDAFMHKYHLIDLLRTSKFTFLQQREQKLENYRYSFNLSQFLYKNGLYIVIILIFIGLCIITPIVKNTQLLTVTNILNILQQASPRMFLALGVAGLILLTGTDLSVGRMVGMGMVTATIIMHNGINTGAVFGQVFDFSTMPSTAKALFALLMCVIFTTVFSMIAGFFMARFKMHPFISTMANMLIIFGLVTYATKGVSFGAIDSAIPNTFIPQIGKFPTIILWAVAAVIIVWFIWNKTTFGKNLYAVGGNPEAAAVSGISVFKVTMGAFILAGILYGFGSWLECNRMVGSGSAAYGQGWDMDAIAACVVGGVSFTGGIGKISGVVTGVLIFTSLTYSLTILGIDTNLQFIFEGIIILAAVTLDCLKYVQKK, translated from the coding sequence ATGGCAGAAAACAGCGTTATTATTTCGGCTGAAGAAGAAGCAAAACTTTTGAAACCGATCGATGAATATGTGGAAAAGATCCAGAAAAAAATCGATGCATTACGCGTAGACGGATCTGATAAAGTGAACGATCTGAAAAACCAGATCGCTATCGCAAAAGAAAATAAGAACTTATCCAAAATCCAGAGAGATAAGATTATTGAAAACAGTAAAAAAGAGCTGGAAAGTGCAAAAAAAGTAGAAACAGCCAACAAAGAAGAAATCAAAAAGCTGGTTGCAGAAGCTGAGGACTATCTGGCGAAACACTACAAGAAAGATTACTACGATGTAGTAAACAACAGCTGCAAAGCTGCAAAAGCAGAAGAAAACAGCAGATATGAGAAAGTCAAAGCAGATCTGAAGAGCGAGCACCAGAAAAAGATTGCTTCTCTGAAAGATGCAGAAGATATCAAGGCTGAGAAATATGTGTTCAAAAACAAACTGTTTGACGCACAGATGGCTCACGAATCCAAAATTCAGGAGATCAAAGACAGAAGACATGATGCATTCATGCATAAATATCATCTGATCGATCTGCTGAGAACCTCCAAGTTCACATTCCTTCAGCAGAGAGAACAGAAACTGGAAAATTACAGATATTCCTTCAATTTATCCCAGTTCCTGTACAAAAATGGTCTGTATATCGTAATCATCCTGATCTTTATCGGACTGTGTATCATCACACCAATCGTCAAAAATACACAGCTGCTGACAGTTACCAACATCCTGAATATCTTACAGCAGGCATCGCCGCGTATGTTCCTTGCACTTGGTGTTGCCGGTCTGATCCTGTTAACAGGTACCGACCTTTCCGTAGGACGTATGGTTGGTATGGGTATGGTTACGGCAACCATTATCATGCATAACGGAATCAATACAGGTGCCGTATTCGGACAGGTATTTGATTTCTCTACCATGCCTTCCACAGCGAAAGCACTGTTCGCACTGTTGATGTGTGTAATCTTTACAACTGTATTTTCCATGATTGCCGGTTTCTTCATGGCAAGATTCAAGATGCATCCGTTTATCTCTACAATGGCTAACATGCTGATCATCTTTGGTCTGGTTACTTATGCTACTAAGGGTGTATCTTTCGGTGCAATTGATTCTGCGATCCCGAATACCTTCATCCCGCAGATCGGCAAATTCCCGACCATCATTCTGTGGGCAGTTGCAGCAGTTATCATTGTATGGTTTATCTGGAACAAAACAACATTTGGTAAAAACCTGTATGCGGTAGGTGGAAACCCGGAAGCTGCAGCAGTATCTGGTATCTCTGTATTCAAAGTAACTATGGGAGCATTTATTCTGGCAGGTATCCTGTACGGATTTGGTTCCTGGCTGGAATGTAACCGTATGGTTGGTTCCGGTAGTGCAGCTTATGGACAGGGATGGGATATGGATGCTATCGCAGCCTGCGTAGTTGGTGGTGTATCCTTTACCGGTGGTATCGGTAAGATCTCCGGAGTAGTAACCGGTGTATTGATCTTTACCTCCCTTACATACTCCCTGACGATTCTGGGTATTGATACCAACCTTCAGTTCATCTTTGAAGGTATCATCATCCTGGCAGCCGTAACACTTGACTGTCTGAAATATGTACAGAAAAAATAA